The proteins below come from a single Acidovorax sp. NCPPB 4044 genomic window:
- a CDS encoding ABC transporter ATP-binding protein — MTQSIIELQGVGKTFRSSDGRERPVLHGVDFTLREGEIVALLGQSGSGKSTLLRIMAGLVPADQGTVRYRGQPLHGPARAISMVFQSFALFPWLTVQQNVELGLEARGVPQAARAARAGAAIDLIGLAGFEGALPRELSGGMRQRVGIARALVTEPDVLLMDEAFSALDVLTGERLREDILQLWRSGTMPTKAMLVVSHNIEEAVMMADRVLIFASDPGRIRCQLSIQLPRPRDADSAHVRALIDEVYALMTAGAARHTAVAGGAPAEQTAPALLTDRLPAADVARMDGLLELLAEPPFDGRADLPQLAEETSLTDAELLPVAHAVAQLGLAALAGGDLQITPLGRRYVDGGHGLRQDIFGQQLLAHVPLVAHIRHSLEQEATGELPDVPFLRLLSEQLDAQEAESVLRTAITWARHGEVFEYDFRTGVMRLPTGDETPT; from the coding sequence ATGACGCAATCCATCATCGAACTCCAGGGCGTGGGCAAGACCTTCCGCTCCTCCGATGGCCGCGAACGCCCCGTGCTGCACGGGGTGGACTTCACGCTGCGCGAAGGCGAGATCGTCGCGCTGCTGGGCCAGTCGGGCTCGGGCAAGAGCACGCTGCTGCGCATCATGGCGGGCCTGGTGCCGGCCGACCAGGGCACGGTGCGCTACCGGGGCCAGCCGCTGCACGGGCCGGCACGTGCGATCAGCATGGTGTTCCAGTCGTTCGCGCTGTTTCCGTGGCTCACGGTGCAGCAGAACGTGGAACTGGGCCTGGAGGCGCGCGGCGTACCGCAGGCCGCGCGCGCCGCGCGGGCGGGCGCGGCCATCGACCTGATCGGCCTCGCGGGTTTCGAGGGTGCGCTGCCGCGCGAACTCTCGGGCGGCATGCGCCAGCGCGTGGGCATCGCCCGCGCCCTGGTGACCGAGCCCGACGTGCTGCTCATGGACGAAGCCTTCTCCGCGCTCGACGTACTCACCGGCGAACGCCTGCGGGAAGACATCCTGCAGCTGTGGCGCAGCGGCACCATGCCCACCAAGGCCATGCTGGTGGTGTCGCACAACATCGAAGAGGCCGTGATGATGGCCGACCGCGTGCTGATCTTCGCGAGCGACCCGGGCCGCATCCGCTGCCAGCTGTCGATCCAGCTGCCCCGCCCGCGCGACGCCGACAGCGCGCACGTGCGCGCCCTGATCGACGAGGTCTACGCGCTGATGACGGCCGGTGCCGCGCGCCACACCGCGGTGGCGGGCGGGGCCCCGGCCGAGCAGACCGCGCCCGCGCTGCTCACCGACCGCCTGCCCGCCGCCGACGTGGCGCGCATGGACGGCCTGCTCGAACTGCTGGCCGAGCCGCCGTTCGACGGGCGCGCCGACCTGCCGCAACTGGCCGAGGAAACCAGCCTCACCGATGCCGAACTGCTGCCCGTGGCCCACGCCGTCGCACAGCTCGGCCTGGCGGCGCTGGCGGGAGGCGACCTGCAGATCACGCCGCTCGGCCGCCGCTACGTGGACGGCGGCCACGGCCTGCGGCAGGACATCTTCGGCCAGCAGTTGCTGGCCCACGTGCCGCTGGTGGCCCACATCCGCCACAGCCTGGAGCAGGAAGCCACCGGAGAGCTACCGGACGTGCCTTTCCTGCGCCTGCTGAGCGAACAGCTCGACGCCCAGGAAGCCGAAAGCGTGCTGCGCACGGCCATCACCTGGGCACGCCATGGAGAGGTGTTCGAGTACGACTTCCGCACGGGCGTGATGCGGCTGCCCACGGGCGACGAAACGCCCACCTGA
- a CDS encoding TetR/AcrR family transcriptional regulator yields the protein MTVSAVPTRLTDRKREAIVQAAIAEFREHGFTGTSMDRVAAAADVSKRTVYNHFPSKDELFAAILDHLWSRSQSQAEVVHDPDRPLRPQLLELIGQKMRLFTDASFMNLSRVVMAEMLHTPARALEMSARLSEKEKSLPAWIRAAQEAGRLRADVDPLYAAKQLMGLLKTNAFWPQLAMGQPPLDETQQAQVLADAVDMFLGFYGRA from the coding sequence ATGACTGTTTCCGCCGTGCCCACCCGCCTGACCGACCGCAAGCGCGAAGCCATCGTGCAGGCCGCCATTGCCGAGTTCCGCGAGCATGGATTCACCGGCACCAGCATGGACCGCGTGGCCGCCGCGGCCGATGTCTCCAAGCGCACCGTCTACAACCATTTCCCCAGCAAGGACGAGCTGTTCGCCGCCATCCTGGACCACCTCTGGAGCCGCAGCCAGTCGCAGGCGGAGGTCGTGCACGACCCGGACCGGCCGCTGCGGCCGCAGCTCCTGGAGCTGATCGGCCAGAAAATGCGGCTTTTCACCGACGCCAGCTTCATGAACCTCTCGCGCGTCGTCATGGCCGAGATGCTGCACACCCCGGCACGTGCGCTGGAGATGTCGGCACGGCTGTCCGAGAAGGAAAAGAGCCTGCCCGCCTGGATCCGCGCCGCGCAGGAGGCCGGGCGCCTGCGCGCGGACGTCGATCCGCTCTACGCGGCCAAGCAGCTGATGGGATTGCTCAAGACGAACGCGTTCTGGCCCCAGCTCGCCATGGGCCAGCCGCCCCTGGATGAAACCCAGCAGGCGCAGGTGCTGGCCGATGCGGTGGACATGTTCCTGGGTTTCTACGGACGGGCCTGA
- a CDS encoding Bug family tripartite tricarboxylate transporter substrate binding protein, which translates to MKMQRRAWAWKAAAVAAAAWVGAAGALAQPAYPSRAITLVVPFPPGGSSDTIGRAIAPKLGEKLGQPVIIDNRPGGGTAVAAGYVARSAPDGYTLLIGSGSMLTLNPAVRRDLPYDSVRSFEQIGMVSRAGMVLLAGKDAPFGTLAQLQAAAKKAPGQLPYASFGAGTASHFAAEMAWLALGVQLLHVPYKGSAPMLTDLIGGQLPLAMDTVVTAAPQIKAGKVRAIAVASPQRLATLPQVPTFAEAGFPGVVLESWGTLIAPRGLPPAVHARLEKALAETMADPGVRKALADQGVEAVVGSSAQANALLERELPLMRAVAARARMTAD; encoded by the coding sequence ATGAAGATGCAACGTCGGGCCTGGGCCTGGAAAGCGGCGGCCGTGGCGGCCGCGGCATGGGTGGGCGCCGCCGGCGCGCTGGCGCAGCCGGCCTATCCGTCCCGGGCCATTACGCTGGTGGTGCCGTTCCCGCCGGGCGGAAGCAGCGACACGATCGGGCGCGCCATCGCGCCCAAGCTGGGCGAGAAGCTCGGCCAGCCGGTCATCATCGACAACCGGCCCGGCGGCGGCACGGCCGTGGCGGCCGGCTATGTGGCGCGCTCGGCGCCCGACGGCTACACCCTGCTGATCGGCTCGGGCTCCATGCTCACGCTGAACCCGGCCGTGCGCCGCGACCTGCCCTACGACTCCGTCCGGAGCTTCGAGCAGATCGGCATGGTGAGCCGCGCGGGCATGGTGCTGCTGGCGGGCAAGGACGCGCCCTTCGGCACGCTGGCGCAGCTGCAGGCCGCCGCGAAGAAAGCGCCGGGCCAGCTGCCCTATGCCTCGTTCGGCGCCGGCACCGCGTCGCACTTCGCGGCCGAGATGGCGTGGCTGGCCCTGGGCGTGCAACTGCTGCACGTGCCCTACAAGGGCAGCGCGCCCATGCTCACGGACCTGATCGGCGGGCAATTGCCGCTGGCGATGGACACCGTGGTCACCGCCGCGCCGCAGATCAAGGCCGGCAAGGTCCGCGCGATCGCCGTGGCGTCGCCGCAGCGCCTGGCCACGCTGCCGCAGGTTCCCACGTTCGCCGAAGCGGGCTTTCCTGGGGTGGTGCTCGAATCCTGGGGCACCCTGATCGCGCCGCGCGGCCTGCCGCCCGCGGTGCACGCCAGGCTGGAGAAGGCGCTGGCCGAGACCATGGCCGACCCCGGCGTGCGCAAGGCCCTGGCCGACCAGGGCGTGGAAGCCGTCGTGGGCTCCTCCGCGCAGGCCAACGCCTTGCTGGAGCGTGAGCTGCCGCTCATGCGCGCCGTGGCGGCGCGCGCCCGCATGACCGCCGACTGA
- a CDS encoding B12-binding domain-containing radical SAM protein, with amino-acid sequence MPASACRVLAVIPPMTQLNTPYPSTAYLTGFLRSRGVEAYQEDLALALVLRLLSPEGLAQVAERVQALPEARRSPAVRSFAAQQERYLATVGPAIAFLQGRDSTLAHRIAGRHFLPEGPRFASLDVYVDDEGGDPLGWAFGALGLQDKAKHLATLYLNDLADVLRDAVDERFEFVRYAESLAGSQPTFDPLARALAAPPTLVDEMLQALALDAVERHRPTVVLLSVPFPGSVYAAFRIAQAIKARHPHIATVLGGGFVNTELRELAEPRVFDFFDYVTLDAGERPLLALLEHLQGQRGRQRLVRTFVRADDGAVQYVNMMEADIAFAEVGTPTWDGLPLDRYLSLLDMLNPMHRLWSDGRWNKLTVAHGCYWKKCSFCDVSLDYIGRYEGASAQVLADRIEQIVRETGQTGFHFVDEAAPPKALKALATELIERNAGISWWGNVRFEKTFTPELAELLADSGCIAISGGLEVASDRLLQLMKKGVSVDQVARVTRAFSDSGILVHAYLMYGFPTQTVQDTVDALEYVRQLFANGCIQSGFFHRFACTVHSPVGQNPAEYGVSLAPLPPGDFAKNDVAFIDPTGVDHDALGGALKKAIYNYMHGIGLEEDVRTWFPFKVPKTTVGRRRIEQALAARA; translated from the coding sequence ATGCCCGCCTCCGCCTGCCGCGTGCTGGCCGTCATCCCGCCGATGACGCAGCTGAACACGCCCTACCCGTCCACGGCCTACCTCACCGGCTTCCTGCGCTCGCGCGGCGTCGAGGCGTACCAAGAAGACCTGGCGCTGGCGCTCGTGCTGCGGCTGCTGTCGCCGGAAGGCCTCGCGCAGGTGGCGGAACGCGTGCAGGCGCTGCCCGAGGCGCGGCGCAGCCCCGCCGTGCGGTCGTTCGCGGCACAGCAGGAGCGGTACCTCGCCACCGTCGGCCCGGCCATCGCTTTCCTGCAGGGGCGCGACAGCACGCTCGCGCACCGCATCGCGGGCCGGCATTTCCTGCCGGAGGGGCCGCGCTTCGCTTCGCTGGACGTGTATGTCGACGACGAGGGCGGCGACCCGCTCGGCTGGGCCTTCGGCGCCCTGGGCCTGCAGGACAAGGCCAAGCACCTGGCCACGCTCTACCTGAACGACCTGGCCGACGTGCTGCGCGATGCGGTGGACGAGCGCTTCGAGTTCGTGCGCTATGCCGAATCGCTGGCCGGCAGCCAGCCGACATTCGACCCCTTGGCGCGGGCCCTGGCCGCACCGCCCACGCTGGTGGACGAGATGCTGCAAGCGCTCGCGCTGGACGCCGTGGAACGCCACCGGCCCACGGTGGTGCTGCTGTCGGTGCCGTTTCCCGGGTCGGTCTATGCGGCCTTCCGCATCGCGCAGGCCATCAAGGCGCGGCACCCGCACATCGCCACGGTGCTGGGCGGCGGCTTCGTGAACACCGAGCTGCGCGAGCTGGCCGAGCCGCGCGTCTTCGACTTCTTCGACTACGTGACGCTGGACGCGGGCGAGCGCCCGTTGCTCGCGCTGCTGGAGCACCTGCAGGGCCAGCGCGGGCGCCAGCGGCTGGTGCGCACCTTCGTGCGGGCAGACGACGGCGCCGTGCAGTACGTGAACATGATGGAGGCCGACATCGCCTTCGCCGAGGTGGGCACGCCCACCTGGGACGGCCTGCCGCTGGACCGGTATCTCTCGCTGCTGGACATGCTCAACCCCATGCACCGGCTCTGGAGCGACGGGCGCTGGAACAAGCTCACCGTGGCGCACGGCTGCTACTGGAAGAAATGCAGCTTCTGCGACGTGAGCCTCGACTACATCGGCCGCTACGAGGGCGCCAGCGCCCAGGTGCTGGCCGACCGCATCGAGCAGATCGTGCGCGAGACCGGGCAGACGGGTTTCCACTTCGTGGACGAGGCCGCGCCCCCGAAGGCGCTCAAGGCCCTGGCCACCGAACTCATCGAGCGCAACGCGGGCATCTCGTGGTGGGGCAACGTGCGCTTCGAGAAAACCTTCACGCCCGAGCTGGCCGAACTGCTGGCCGATTCGGGCTGCATCGCGATCTCCGGCGGCCTGGAGGTGGCCTCCGACCGGCTGCTGCAGCTCATGAAGAAGGGCGTGTCGGTGGACCAGGTGGCGCGCGTGACCCGGGCGTTCTCGGACTCCGGCATCCTCGTGCACGCCTACCTGATGTACGGTTTTCCCACGCAGACGGTGCAGGACACGGTGGACGCGCTCGAATACGTGCGCCAGCTGTTTGCCAACGGCTGCATCCAGAGCGGCTTCTTCCACCGTTTCGCGTGCACCGTGCATTCGCCGGTGGGGCAGAACCCGGCCGAATACGGCGTGTCGCTCGCGCCGCTGCCGCCGGGGGATTTCGCGAAGAACGACGTGGCCTTCATCGACCCCACGGGCGTGGACCACGACGCGCTGGGCGGCGCGCTGAAGAAGGCGATTTACAACTACATGCACGGCATCGGGCTGGAAGAGGACGTGCGCACCTGGTTCCCTTTCAAGGTGCCCAAGACCACGGTGGGCCGCCGCCGCATCGAGCAGGCGCTGGCGGCACGCGCCTGA
- a CDS encoding MBL fold metallo-hydrolase produces the protein MARPSAYSHAAPADSFSLRPPPASDGRFRNAAPRHRMGWLKGLRLLWRVAFGKPADTVPRQPIAVQPLTRQALLEAPDMGLWRLGHSTVLLKLQGGFWLTDPVFSERASPVSFAGPKRFHAPPLSIDDLPPIRGVVLSHDHYDHLDRAAILALAPKVAQFVTPLGVGDRLIAWGVPAAKVRQFDWWQGTTFAGVRLVCTPAQHFSGRGLTDGNRTLWSSWVLIAGGTRVFFSGDSGYFDGFRAIGERFGPFDLTLMETGAYNADWPDVHMQPEQSLQAHLDVRGRHCLPIHNGTFDLSMHAWTDPFERISALADERGVPLVTPAMGERVAIAAPAGTQPWWRADAVPAAA, from the coding sequence ATGGCCCGACCGTCCGCCTACAGCCACGCCGCCCCGGCCGATTCCTTTTCCCTGCGGCCGCCACCCGCATCCGATGGCCGCTTCCGCAATGCAGCGCCGCGCCACCGCATGGGCTGGCTGAAGGGGCTGCGGCTCCTCTGGCGCGTCGCCTTCGGCAAGCCGGCCGACACGGTGCCGCGCCAGCCCATCGCGGTGCAGCCCCTCACGCGGCAGGCCCTGCTCGAGGCGCCGGACATGGGGCTGTGGCGGCTGGGGCATTCCACCGTGCTGCTCAAGCTGCAGGGCGGCTTCTGGCTGACGGACCCGGTGTTTTCCGAGCGCGCGTCGCCGGTCTCGTTCGCGGGGCCGAAGCGTTTCCACGCGCCGCCGCTCTCCATCGACGATCTGCCGCCGATCCGCGGCGTGGTGCTCTCGCACGACCATTACGACCACCTGGACCGCGCCGCCATCCTGGCGCTGGCACCGAAGGTGGCGCAATTCGTCACCCCGCTGGGCGTGGGCGATCGGCTGATCGCCTGGGGCGTACCTGCCGCGAAGGTGCGGCAGTTCGACTGGTGGCAGGGCACCACCTTCGCGGGCGTGCGGCTGGTCTGCACGCCGGCACAGCATTTCTCCGGCCGGGGGCTCACCGACGGCAACCGCACGCTGTGGTCCTCGTGGGTGCTGATCGCGGGCGGGACGCGCGTTTTCTTCAGCGGCGATTCCGGCTACTTCGACGGCTTCCGCGCCATCGGCGAGCGCTTCGGCCCCTTCGATCTCACGCTCATGGAAACCGGTGCCTACAACGCCGACTGGCCCGATGTGCACATGCAGCCCGAGCAAAGCCTGCAGGCGCACCTGGACGTACGGGGGCGGCATTGCCTGCCCATCCACAACGGCACTTTCGATCTGTCGATGCACGCCTGGACCGACCCTTTCGAGCGCATCTCCGCGCTGGCCGATGAGCGGGGGGTTCCCCTGGTCACGCCGGCGATGGGGGAGCGGGTGGCCATCGCGGCGCCGGCGGGCACGCAGCCCTGGTGGCGTGCGGATGCCGTGCCGGCCGCGGCGTGA
- a CDS encoding LysE/ArgO family amino acid transporter: MWWTTPFLQGLGMSAGLIIAIGAQNVHVLRTGLRRRHVALTVGTCIAVDAVAIVAGVAGMGLLIQGQPLLLAAARWGGAAFLAWYGLAAARRALRGGARLAGTGEGPTPGARQALMAVLAVSLLNPHMYLDTVVLLGALGGQRPPAERTAFAAGAVAASTGWFLALGFGARLLSPWFARPSAWRALDAFVAAVMLLLAALLVATPLPSAP, translated from the coding sequence ATGTGGTGGACAACTCCCTTCCTGCAGGGCCTGGGCATGAGCGCCGGCCTGATCATCGCCATCGGCGCGCAGAACGTGCACGTGCTGCGCACGGGGCTGCGGCGGCGCCATGTGGCGCTCACGGTGGGCACCTGCATTGCGGTCGATGCCGTCGCCATCGTCGCGGGCGTGGCCGGCATGGGCCTGCTGATCCAGGGGCAGCCGCTGCTGCTGGCCGCGGCCCGCTGGGGCGGTGCCGCGTTCCTGGCGTGGTACGGGCTGGCCGCGGCACGGCGGGCCCTGCGCGGCGGCGCCCGCCTGGCGGGTACGGGCGAAGGGCCGACGCCCGGGGCGCGGCAGGCCCTCATGGCCGTGCTGGCGGTGTCGCTGCTGAATCCCCACATGTACCTCGACACGGTCGTGCTGCTCGGCGCGCTCGGCGGCCAGCGCCCGCCGGCCGAGCGCACCGCCTTCGCCGCCGGGGCGGTGGCCGCATCGACCGGCTGGTTTCTGGCACTGGGCTTCGGTGCCCGGCTGCTGTCGCCCTGGTTCGCCCGGCCCTCGGCCTGGCGTGCCCTCGATGCCTTCGTGGCCGCGGTGATGCTGCTGCTGGCCGCGCTGCTCGTCGCCACACCCCTTCCTTCCGCACCATGA
- a CDS encoding gamma carbonic anhydrase family protein — translation MPLSPYLDATPTMDGGAYVHPSAQMIGDVHLGRDASVWCNAVLRGDVHRITVGEGSNVQDLTMGHVSHRHPGKPDGSPLVIGSHVTIGHSAILHGCRIGDECLIGMGSIVMDDAVVGDQVMLGAGSLVPPGKVLERGSLYIGRPAVRQRALTPQEIAYLRYSAEHYIRVKNNYLATPQPSPDT, via the coding sequence ATGCCCCTGTCCCCCTACCTCGACGCCACGCCCACGATGGACGGCGGCGCATACGTCCACCCGTCCGCCCAGATGATCGGCGATGTCCACCTGGGCCGCGACGCCTCGGTGTGGTGCAACGCCGTGCTGCGCGGCGACGTCCACCGCATCACCGTGGGCGAGGGCTCCAACGTGCAGGACCTCACGATGGGCCACGTATCGCACCGCCACCCGGGCAAGCCGGACGGATCGCCGCTCGTGATCGGCAGCCACGTGACCATCGGGCATTCGGCCATCCTGCACGGCTGTCGCATCGGCGACGAGTGCCTGATCGGCATGGGCAGCATCGTGATGGACGACGCGGTGGTCGGCGACCAGGTGATGCTGGGCGCGGGCAGCCTCGTGCCGCCGGGCAAGGTGCTGGAGCGCGGCTCGCTCTACATCGGGCGCCCGGCGGTGCGCCAGCGCGCGCTGACCCCGCAGGAGATCGCCTACCTGCGCTATTCGGCGGAGCACTACATCCGCGTGAAGAACAACTATCTGGCCACGCCGCAACCCTCCCCGGACACCTGA
- a CDS encoding sensor domain-containing diguanylate cyclase has product MNPLLEQLSASVSADQTVEGLTRPLLEMLEAVTGMESTYLTSVDEERGLQQVLYARNSRSMQIPEGLAVPWNDTLCKRALDEGRSFTDDVPACWGDSQAARDLGIRTYASMPVRTGDGALYGTLCAVSTQSRPSTPEAERILSLFAYLIGQQVERERLIGELLAANERLARHAATDQLTGLPNRRALMEALARLLAQGRRRQMGVLIAFIDLDGFKSVNDVHGHDVGDQFLVAIAERLQAALRAEDMAARLGGDEFVVVSFNAHAGGAARTAQDTLQQRIAQATQGRFELPGASLDYAGASVGVVTVPPDSRHTAEDALRLADQSMYQVKVARQQQARLALPRP; this is encoded by the coding sequence ATGAACCCACTTCTCGAGCAACTGTCCGCTTCGGTGTCCGCAGACCAGACGGTGGAAGGCCTCACCCGGCCGCTGCTGGAAATGCTGGAAGCCGTGACGGGGATGGAGTCCACCTACCTCACGTCCGTCGATGAGGAGCGCGGCCTGCAGCAGGTGCTGTACGCCCGCAACTCCCGCAGCATGCAGATTCCCGAGGGCCTGGCCGTGCCCTGGAACGACACGCTGTGCAAGCGCGCGCTGGACGAAGGCCGCTCTTTCACCGACGACGTTCCGGCCTGCTGGGGCGATTCGCAGGCCGCGCGGGACCTCGGCATCCGCACCTACGCTAGCATGCCCGTGCGCACGGGCGACGGCGCGCTGTACGGCACCCTGTGCGCGGTCAGCACGCAATCGCGCCCCAGCACGCCCGAGGCCGAGCGCATCCTGTCGCTGTTCGCTTACCTGATCGGCCAGCAGGTCGAGCGCGAGCGGCTCATCGGCGAGCTGCTCGCCGCCAACGAGCGGCTGGCCCGCCATGCCGCCACCGACCAGCTCACGGGCCTGCCGAACCGCCGCGCGCTCATGGAGGCGCTCGCGCGCCTGCTCGCGCAGGGCCGGCGCCGGCAGATGGGGGTGCTCATCGCGTTCATCGACCTGGACGGCTTCAAGTCGGTGAACGATGTCCACGGCCACGATGTGGGCGACCAGTTCCTGGTCGCCATCGCGGAGCGCCTGCAGGCGGCGCTGCGCGCGGAGGACATGGCCGCGCGCCTGGGCGGGGACGAGTTCGTCGTGGTCAGCTTCAACGCGCATGCCGGCGGCGCCGCACGCACCGCGCAGGACACGCTCCAGCAACGCATCGCGCAGGCCACGCAGGGGCGCTTCGAGCTGCCGGGTGCCTCGCTCGATTACGCGGGCGCGAGCGTGGGCGTCGTCACCGTGCCGCCGGACAGCCGGCACACCGCCGAAGATGCCCTGCGCCTGGCGGACCAGAGCATGTACCAGGTCAAGGTCGCGCGGCAGCAGCAGGCCCGGCTGGCGCTGCCCCGGCCCTGA
- a CDS encoding ACT domain-containing protein has product MNLPRITLAALPALYAVARLAPTAPFPAWADGEGFVSLTRTADELSVVCKEDRVPAAVQSERGWKAFRFVGPFAFGATGIVLSVIQPLSEAGIGIFVVSTFDGDHLLLQERDVPRGRALLVEAGHTLLDAAAPG; this is encoded by the coding sequence ATGAACCTCCCACGCATCACCCTCGCCGCGCTGCCTGCGCTCTATGCCGTCGCGCGCCTCGCACCCACGGCACCTTTTCCGGCCTGGGCGGACGGCGAGGGATTCGTCTCGCTCACGCGCACGGCCGACGAGCTGTCGGTGGTGTGCAAGGAAGACCGCGTGCCCGCGGCGGTGCAGTCCGAGCGGGGCTGGAAGGCCTTCCGCTTCGTCGGGCCGTTCGCGTTCGGCGCCACCGGCATCGTGCTGTCGGTGATCCAGCCGCTGTCGGAGGCGGGCATCGGCATCTTCGTCGTCTCGACCTTCGACGGCGACCACCTGCTGCTGCAGGAGCGCGACGTGCCGCGCGGTCGCGCCCTGCTGGTGGAGGCCGGGCACACGCTGCTGGATGCGGCGGCGCCGGGCTGA
- a CDS encoding LysR family transcriptional regulator ArgP, with product MAENFSISTPEAAMPLDSKQCEAFLAVAEAGSFEQAATALHLTPSAVSLRVRALESGLGQPLLVRGRPCRATRAGRQLLQHLQRARLMERELLADLTDGGDGAAFSPLTLAVNADSLATWLLPALAPALQRERIALELIVDDQEHTHALLEAGLAHACISAQPDAMRGCAAELLGTMRYRLVASPAFVQEWFARGVTRAAARRAPAVVFNRKDALHAEALRRIHGLQASAYPCHHVPASEPFVAAVRCGLGYGMVPELQIEGAIESGELVDVLPEAATDVPLFWHSWQQQPPRLERLARSAMAAARRAL from the coding sequence ATGGCCGAGAATTTCTCAATTTCAACGCCCGAAGCCGCCATGCCGCTCGATTCCAAGCAATGCGAAGCCTTTCTTGCCGTCGCCGAGGCAGGCAGTTTCGAGCAGGCCGCCACGGCGCTGCACCTCACGCCGTCGGCGGTGTCGCTGCGCGTGCGCGCCCTGGAGAGCGGGCTCGGCCAGCCCCTGCTGGTGCGCGGCCGCCCCTGCCGCGCCACGCGGGCAGGGCGGCAGTTGCTGCAGCACCTGCAACGTGCGCGGCTCATGGAGCGGGAACTGCTGGCCGACCTCACCGATGGAGGGGACGGCGCGGCGTTCTCCCCGCTCACGCTGGCCGTGAACGCGGATTCGCTCGCCACGTGGCTGCTCCCGGCCCTGGCGCCGGCACTGCAGCGCGAGCGCATCGCACTGGAATTGATCGTGGACGACCAGGAGCACACGCATGCGCTGCTGGAGGCGGGCCTGGCCCATGCCTGCATCTCCGCGCAGCCGGATGCCATGCGCGGCTGCGCTGCCGAATTGCTCGGCACCATGCGCTACCGGCTCGTGGCGTCGCCCGCCTTCGTGCAGGAGTGGTTTGCGCGCGGTGTCACGCGCGCCGCCGCGCGGCGCGCCCCCGCCGTGGTCTTCAACCGCAAGGATGCGCTGCATGCCGAGGCGCTGCGCCGCATCCATGGGCTCCAGGCCAGCGCCTACCCCTGCCACCACGTGCCCGCGTCGGAGCCCTTCGTGGCGGCGGTGCGCTGCGGCCTGGGCTACGGCATGGTGCCCGAGCTGCAGATCGAAGGCGCCATCGAAAGCGGCGAACTGGTGGACGTGCTGCCGGAGGCCGCCACCGACGTCCCCCTGTTCTGGCATAGCTGGCAACAGCAGCCGCCGCGGCTGGAGCGCCTGGCCCGCAGCGCGATGGCCGCGGCGCGGCGCGCTCTGTGA